One Gloeocapsa sp. DLM2.Bin57 genomic window, TCGTCCTATGTTACTAGTGAAAGATGATATCTATGTGCGCAAAATCAAACGAGTTATGATAGGTTTAGATAAATCTGCTACATCAGAATATTGTCTGGATTTAGCTATACATCTGTTTAAAGACTATCCCGATGTGCAATTATATTTAGTGAGAGTTAATCCTGATCTCAAACCAGAATTACTCCCTCTCTCTAAAGCAGAAACAGAAAATAACCCCGTTTTAGCACCAGCGATCGCTAAAGTTAAAAGAATGAGCTTAAACTATAAGGCGATCGTTACTGGTGGTAAACCGGGAGAAGCACTCTGTGAAATAGCATCTGAAAATAACGTAGATTTACTGATGATTGGAGCTCCCGATCGCCGTCCATCTATCGCTAAAACTCTACCAGATTTAGACCGTTTACTCGGAACATCCCTATCTGACTATATCCGTGTTAACGCTACTTGTCCAGTGTTATTAACTCGTCGAGAAAATAAATCATAAGTTACCTTAATTCCCACCCCAGGGGTAAGACAAAGGTGATCAGGAGAAAAAGTGGACAAGGAAGTATTTATTTACATATATTATCTCCCTTGTCTGCCTGTCTTCTTTCCTTCTAAGTCTCGTCTTAACCGAAATGTTAA contains:
- a CDS encoding universal stress protein codes for the protein MINKILYADSGTGHTQDMLKVLLDLPAIQRAHFTLLHVVPQQTTSDATTEKLAEGTKFLAEELKSLNIAPSQIDTILKQGEPKDTVCQVAEEIDADLLIMGSRGIKGLEAILGNSVSQYVFQLTNRPMLLVKDDIYVRKIKRVMIGLDKSATSEYCLDLAIHLFKDYPDVQLYLVRVNPDLKPELLPLSKAETENNPVLAPAIAKVKRMSLNYKAIVTGGKPGEALCEIASENNVDLLMIGAPDRRPSIAKTLPDLDRLLGTSLSDYIRVNATCPVLLTRRENKS